In Xenopus laevis strain J_2021 chromosome 2S, Xenopus_laevis_v10.1, whole genome shotgun sequence, a genomic segment contains:
- the LOC108709430 gene encoding uncharacterized protein LOC108709430, with protein MVQRRVSVRRRTRRELFSAGDRDRMGYRTYEALNSFSIIMDETVEAMREISSKQRQLKTLMLQEKRALDYLLASKGGFCEFIGEDCCTWVEDTGDKVQAHLDKVKALQGQARAIAEEGWNPFKGLGGFGDMLFSIGSWLKEVGVYVLMLLCFLFLLYVTARMFGEPSCKELCRGPCDDSLKSHRLKHPEPFTSGRSAQEKPPPFFNTNYGLIPKRTDFFPSWKLFLGCSSQRRHNQKPCMMTSPP; from the coding sequence ATGGTGCAGAGGAGGGTGAGTGTGAGAAGAAGGACCAGGAGAGAGCTATTCTCCGCAGGGGACCGTGACCGGATGGGGTATAGAACTTATGAAGCGCTAAATAGTTTTTCCATCATAATGGACGAGACAGTCGAAGCCATGAGAGAAATTTCTTCTAAACAACGACAGCTGAAGACCCTTATGCTTCAGGAGAAAAGGGCTCTCGACTATCTTTTAGCATCAAAAGGGGGTTTCTGTGAGTTTATCGGGGAGGATTGCTGTACCTGGGTGGAAGATACTGGGGACAAGGTTCAGGCCCATCTTGACAAGGTGAAAGCATTACAGGGACAAGCACGCGCTATTGCAGAGGAGGGttggaacccctttaaaggtttagggGGCTTCGGTGATATGTTGTTTTCTATTGGATCATGGCTTAAAGAAGTTGGAGTGTATGTCCTGATGCTGCTCtgctttcttttcctcctctatGTGACAGCGAGAATGTTTGGTGAACCAAGTTGCAAAGAGCTGTGCAGAGGACCATGTGATGATTCCTTAAAGAGCCATCGCCTGAAGCATCCGGAACCCTTTACTTCAGGAAGATCAGCACAGGAAAAACCAccacctttttttaacacaaactaTGGACTGATCCCTAAAAGAACCGACTTCTTCCCTTCTTGGAAACTTTTTTTGGGCTGTTCTTCTCAAAGAAGACATAACCAGAAACCTTGTATGATGACATCACCTCCCTGA